The Streptomyces sp. Mut1 genome window below encodes:
- a CDS encoding YtxH domain-containing protein produces MRYRLTFIAGVALGYVLGTRAGRERYEQLKKSARQFAQNPAVRNTCETAAQSGREFAGKAYHAVGEKVGDKVPASVTERVRSLRGRGAGREDDWGTTNT; encoded by the coding sequence ATGCGGTACCGGCTCACGTTCATCGCCGGAGTGGCCCTCGGTTACGTGCTCGGCACGCGGGCCGGGCGCGAGCGTTACGAGCAGCTGAAGAAGTCCGCACGCCAGTTCGCCCAGAACCCGGCCGTGCGCAACACCTGCGAGACCGCGGCCCAGAGCGGCCGGGAGTTCGCGGGGAAGGCGTACCACGCGGTCGGCGAGAAGGTCGGTGACAAGGTGCCCGCGTCCGTGACGGAGCGGGTGCGGTCGCTGCGCGGGCGCGGTGCGGGCCGCGAGGACGACTGGGGGACCACCAACACCTGA
- a CDS encoding MFS transporter encodes MSHEARENTAEAPGEDGGSDTRTPPRAYMPGPQVARFVGGRGLAALGDQFLLFAIPLLAYKMTGSASQTGLIFLVEWLPRVIFLPVAGVFADRIRSYLLYIGSDFVRSGLALTAFALMFLVPDGKFLTLCVLAAGMSVAGAQSYVALEATLPRFVPMDQMVRAQSIIQGTEQTSEVIGPVLAALLASALPTTSLLAVIGVVYGLTTLNTLTLRRWLRTETLSGNTGEPTTVRSVATGIGEGVTTLLKLPAILGLVGLTMTVNLMVGVGMATSAATTVGVFHQPDKYYGALSTGAGIVGILTFFVVPKVTKRLNPFAALMTSYSLIALGGIGVGLANTFTQYALSYAVLLGTVGFFNVVIRTERVRRIPREHFAKTIAIIILLNQLSLPAAGLLVTLFTTSFSPQSIALGSVIGSVCAVALLIPLLARLRNYHAHPDPAPSHGQNDPARDGN; translated from the coding sequence ATGAGTCACGAAGCGAGGGAGAACACGGCCGAGGCGCCCGGGGAGGACGGCGGCAGCGATACGAGGACGCCGCCCCGCGCCTATATGCCGGGCCCCCAGGTGGCGCGTTTCGTGGGCGGTCGCGGACTGGCCGCTCTGGGCGATCAGTTCCTCCTGTTCGCCATTCCGCTGCTCGCCTACAAAATGACGGGCAGCGCGTCGCAGACCGGCCTGATCTTCCTGGTCGAATGGCTGCCCCGGGTGATATTCCTGCCCGTGGCCGGGGTGTTCGCGGACCGAATACGCAGCTACCTCCTGTATATCGGCTCGGACTTCGTCCGCTCCGGTCTTGCGCTGACCGCGTTCGCCCTGATGTTCCTCGTGCCCGACGGCAAGTTCCTCACGCTGTGCGTGCTGGCCGCCGGCATGTCGGTGGCCGGCGCGCAGTCGTACGTCGCCCTTGAGGCCACGCTCCCCCGGTTCGTCCCGATGGACCAGATGGTCCGGGCGCAGTCGATCATCCAGGGGACCGAGCAGACCAGTGAGGTCATCGGCCCCGTCCTGGCCGCGCTGCTCGCCTCCGCGCTGCCGACCACCAGCCTGCTCGCCGTGATCGGTGTGGTCTACGGGCTGACCACGCTCAACACCCTTACGCTGCGCCGCTGGTTGCGCACCGAGACGCTCTCCGGGAACACCGGGGAACCCACCACCGTCCGTTCCGTGGCCACCGGCATCGGCGAGGGCGTGACGACCCTGCTCAAGCTGCCCGCGATCCTGGGCCTGGTCGGACTGACCATGACGGTCAACCTCATGGTCGGCGTCGGAATGGCCACCAGCGCCGCGACCACCGTGGGCGTCTTCCACCAACCGGACAAGTACTACGGGGCGTTGAGCACCGGCGCCGGCATCGTGGGCATCCTGACGTTCTTCGTCGTCCCGAAGGTGACGAAGCGGCTGAATCCTTTCGCCGCCCTGATGACGTCCTACTCCCTGATCGCGCTGGGCGGCATCGGAGTCGGCCTGGCGAATACCTTCACCCAGTACGCACTGAGCTACGCGGTCCTGCTCGGGACCGTCGGGTTCTTCAACGTCGTCATACGCACGGAGCGCGTCAGGAGAATTCCGCGCGAGCACTTCGCGAAGACGATCGCCATCATCATTCTCCTGAACCAGCTGTCCCTGCCCGCGGCCGGACTCCTGGTAACCCTCTTCACCACGTCCTTCAGCCCCCAGAGCATCGCCCTGGGTTCCGTCATCGGCTCCGTCTGTGCCGTCGCCCTACTCATTCCGCTTCTCGCACGCCTGAGGAACTATCATGCGCATCCTGATCCTGCACCGAGTCACGGACAAAATGATCCGGCACGCGACGGGAATTGA
- a CDS encoding FGGY family carbohydrate kinase, whose amino-acid sequence MGIVAGLDSSSAFTHIVVCDTDTGAVLRQGYAAHPVEAKATEVDPQAWLLSLGEAATGGLLEGVQAIGVSAQQHGLVPLDHQGNLVRPALLGNDKRAQAAAADLIDGLGGRQAWAEAVGAVPQAAQPVSKLRWLARTEPEQAQRVTAVMQPHDWLVWQLLGRPARRTTDRGAASGTGYWSAGSESYRPELVELALGHQAALPEVLGPSEAAGTTPEGLLISAGTGETMAAAFGLGVGVGDAVVSLGASGSVMAVHHEALADPTGMITSFADATGMHLPVVHTSNAVRVLRGTTEMLGVEGLDALSALALKSTPGSSGLVLLPYLEGERTPQLPHTAGTLCGLRRESMKPEHLARAAFEGMLCSLADALDVLRGRGVEVRRVFLLGAAAELPAVQQLAPALLGTQVVVPQPAQYAALGAARQAAWALGVSQGSLDGRTPPAWQGAAAQVLEPGEELPVGQAVRQQYVATRDQIHPGAFSPVR is encoded by the coding sequence ATGGGCATAGTCGCCGGCTTGGACAGTTCTTCCGCGTTCACTCACATCGTGGTCTGCGATACGGACACGGGCGCCGTACTGCGGCAGGGGTACGCCGCGCATCCCGTCGAGGCGAAGGCCACCGAGGTCGACCCGCAGGCGTGGCTGCTCTCCCTCGGTGAGGCCGCCACCGGCGGGCTGCTCGAAGGCGTGCAGGCGATCGGGGTGTCCGCGCAGCAGCACGGCCTCGTACCACTGGACCACCAGGGCAACCTGGTACGCCCGGCGCTGCTCGGCAACGACAAGCGGGCGCAGGCCGCCGCGGCCGATCTCATCGACGGGCTCGGCGGGCGGCAGGCCTGGGCCGAGGCGGTCGGGGCGGTGCCGCAGGCCGCGCAGCCGGTCTCGAAGCTGCGCTGGCTGGCGCGGACCGAGCCGGAGCAGGCGCAGCGGGTCACCGCGGTGATGCAGCCGCACGACTGGCTGGTGTGGCAGTTGCTGGGGCGGCCCGCCCGGCGGACCACCGACCGGGGCGCGGCGTCCGGGACCGGGTACTGGTCGGCGGGCAGCGAGTCCTACCGGCCGGAGCTGGTGGAGCTGGCGCTCGGGCACCAGGCGGCGCTGCCGGAGGTGCTCGGTCCTTCCGAGGCCGCCGGGACGACGCCGGAGGGGCTGCTGATCTCCGCCGGGACCGGCGAGACCATGGCGGCGGCCTTCGGGCTCGGCGTCGGGGTCGGGGACGCGGTCGTGTCGCTGGGGGCATCGGGTTCGGTGATGGCGGTGCATCACGAGGCGCTGGCCGATCCGACCGGGATGATCACCTCGTTCGCCGACGCGACGGGCATGCATCTGCCGGTGGTGCACACGTCGAACGCGGTGCGGGTCCTGCGCGGGACCACCGAGATGCTGGGCGTGGAGGGGCTCGACGCGCTCTCGGCGCTGGCGCTGAAGTCGACGCCGGGCTCCTCGGGGCTCGTACTGCTGCCGTATCTGGAGGGTGAGCGCACCCCGCAGCTGCCGCACACCGCCGGGACCCTGTGCGGGCTGCGGCGGGAGTCGATGAAGCCGGAGCATCTGGCGCGGGCCGCGTTCGAGGGGATGCTCTGCTCGCTGGCCGACGCGCTCGACGTGCTGCGCGGCCGGGGCGTGGAGGTGCGGCGGGTGTTCCTGCTGGGGGCGGCGGCCGAACTGCCGGCCGTGCAGCAGCTGGCGCCCGCGCTGCTGGGGACGCAGGTCGTCGTACCGCAGCCGGCGCAGTACGCGGCGCTGGGCGCGGCCCGGCAGGCGGCCTGGGCGCTGGGGGTCTCGCAGGGGTCGCTCGACGGGCGTACGCCCCCGGCCTGGCAGGGTGCCGCGGCGCAGGTGCTGGAGCCGGGCGAGGAGTTGCCGGTGGGGCAGGCCGTGCGCCAGCAGTACGTGGCGACGCGGGACCAGATCCACCCGGGAGCGTTCTCCCCGGTGCGGTGA
- a CDS encoding branched-chain amino acid aminotransferase, which produces MSEPRRTAELDAILRDPGFCRHSTGHTTVVDWDAGTGWSEPRVEPWSDLAMDPATLGLHYGQAVFEGLKAFRAADGSVHLFRAEDHGRRLARSAARLAMAEMPAELFVRACAALVAADEQWVPGGYGQSLYLRPLLIATEPDLGLRPSRRYRCVILAYPADPCFGADFRPLSVTTSTDTVRAVRGGTGESKCAGNYAAGLLTRTEAQAAGYDEVLWLDGLERSRIEELSTMNVFLVWRDGTEPRLSTPPCDGTIVRGLTRDSLLTLAQDRGIAAAQEHTTIDAVRDGLRSGRLAEMFACGTAGVVVPVGRVGIGGEDMTVGDGGEGPMTALLRNSLLDAQHRRTPDAHGWLRTIGRADENGGRRA; this is translated from the coding sequence ATGTCTGAGCCGCGCCGCACCGCGGAGCTCGACGCGATCCTCAGGGACCCGGGCTTCTGCCGTCACTCCACCGGACACACCACCGTCGTCGACTGGGACGCAGGCACCGGCTGGTCCGAGCCGCGCGTCGAGCCCTGGTCCGATCTCGCGATGGACCCCGCCACCCTCGGACTCCACTACGGGCAGGCCGTGTTCGAGGGCCTGAAGGCGTTCCGGGCCGCCGACGGATCGGTGCACCTCTTCCGGGCCGAGGACCACGGGCGACGCCTGGCCAGGTCCGCCGCGAGGCTCGCGATGGCCGAGATGCCCGCCGAGCTGTTCGTACGGGCGTGCGCCGCCCTGGTCGCGGCCGACGAGCAGTGGGTGCCCGGCGGCTACGGGCAGAGCCTCTACCTGAGGCCGCTGCTCATCGCCACCGAGCCGGACCTGGGGCTGAGGCCTTCCAGGCGCTACCGGTGCGTGATCCTGGCCTACCCGGCCGACCCCTGCTTCGGGGCCGACTTCCGGCCGCTCTCGGTGACCACGTCGACCGACACGGTGCGGGCCGTACGCGGCGGGACCGGTGAGTCCAAGTGCGCCGGCAACTACGCCGCCGGCCTGCTCACCCGGACCGAGGCACAGGCCGCCGGGTACGACGAGGTGCTGTGGCTCGACGGGCTCGAACGGAGCCGGATCGAGGAGCTGAGCACCATGAACGTCTTCCTCGTCTGGCGCGACGGGACGGAGCCCCGGCTGTCGACCCCGCCGTGCGACGGCACCATCGTCCGCGGCCTGACCCGCGACTCGCTGCTGACCCTGGCCCAGGACCGGGGGATCGCGGCGGCACAGGAGCACACCACGATCGACGCCGTCCGCGACGGGCTGCGCTCCGGCCGGCTGGCCGAGATGTTCGCCTGCGGCACGGCCGGTGTCGTCGTCCCGGTGGGCCGGGTCGGCATCGGCGGCGAGGACATGACCGTCGGCGACGGCGGAGAGGGACCGATGACGGCGCTGCTACGCAACAGCCTGCTCGACGCCCAGCACAGACGTACGCCCGACGCGCACGGCTGGCTGCGGACCATCGGGCGGGCCGACGAGAACGGGGGACGACGCGCATGA
- a CDS encoding ATP-grasp domain-containing protein has protein sequence MRILILHRVTDKMIRHATGIDHAAHDVTYVGPADRLATLPTGLRCTLIERPDTGDLAEEVLAAVAGLPPFDMVLALSEFDLIAGARVRAALGVPGDSEEDIRPWRDKVVMKSMVAAAGLRVPRYLSLTEALEAGPDGLPWSGETVLKPLDGAAAMNVTIHPTPADALAAVREAGVPEGTEPAGFEVEEFVTGPIIHVDGMLIDGKPMAVQASRYVGTCLGYAEGTPLGSVQIELTPELSRWTLDCLAAVNITTSLFHLEGIETPDGVVFLEVGARFGGADVVDTFELATGVHLPSRYLQLVTGGVSAEELTWPEADGSRYGWFCWPSHKLGAEYCRIEGEAPFRESPLVYRWSQRPEDEPIKTVLSYADTDIPLAGVVGPGDSAELDRFLSDAFATIRVTPVTPTEPADTEPTG, from the coding sequence ATGCGCATCCTGATCCTGCACCGAGTCACGGACAAAATGATCCGGCACGCGACGGGAATTGACCACGCGGCCCATGACGTCACCTACGTCGGCCCCGCGGACCGGCTGGCCACTCTCCCGACCGGTCTGCGCTGCACGCTCATCGAGCGCCCCGACACCGGCGACCTCGCCGAAGAGGTGCTGGCCGCCGTCGCCGGGCTTCCCCCCTTCGACATGGTGCTCGCGCTCTCCGAGTTCGACCTGATAGCCGGTGCCCGGGTACGGGCGGCCCTCGGCGTGCCCGGCGACTCGGAGGAGGACATCCGGCCCTGGCGCGACAAGGTCGTCATGAAGTCCATGGTCGCCGCGGCCGGTCTGCGGGTCCCCCGGTACCTGTCCCTGACGGAGGCGCTCGAAGCCGGACCCGACGGGCTGCCCTGGAGCGGTGAGACGGTGCTCAAGCCGCTGGACGGCGCGGCGGCCATGAACGTCACCATCCACCCGACGCCGGCCGACGCCCTCGCCGCGGTGCGCGAGGCGGGGGTGCCCGAGGGCACCGAGCCGGCCGGCTTCGAGGTCGAGGAGTTCGTCACGGGCCCCATCATCCACGTGGACGGCATGCTGATCGACGGCAAGCCGATGGCGGTCCAGGCCAGCCGCTACGTCGGCACCTGTCTGGGATACGCGGAGGGAACGCCGCTCGGCTCGGTGCAGATCGAGCTGACCCCGGAGCTGAGCCGCTGGACCCTGGACTGCCTGGCCGCCGTCAACATCACCACCAGCCTCTTCCACCTGGAGGGCATCGAGACCCCGGACGGTGTGGTGTTCCTGGAGGTCGGCGCCCGCTTCGGCGGCGCGGACGTGGTGGACACCTTCGAGCTCGCCACCGGGGTCCACCTGCCCTCGCGCTACCTGCAACTGGTCACGGGCGGCGTCTCGGCCGAGGAGCTGACCTGGCCCGAGGCCGACGGCTCCCGCTACGGCTGGTTCTGCTGGCCGAGCCACAAGCTGGGCGCCGAGTACTGCCGCATCGAGGGCGAGGCACCCTTCCGCGAGAGCCCGCTCGTCTACCGGTGGAGCCAGCGGCCCGAGGACGAGCCGATCAAGACGGTCCTCAGCTACGCGGACACCGACATCCCGCTGGCCGGCGTCGTCGGCCCCGGCGACTCGGCCGAACTCGACCGCTTCCTGAGCGACGCCTTCGCCACCATCCGCGTCACACCTGTCACGCCGACGGAACCGGCCGACACGGAGCCGACGGGCTGA
- a CDS encoding aminotransferase class IV: MSNELTVTPTTTPRPRPEADGPAGAVLTDHAFFMRTGKRRGWQRLTVADRDSVPALRPTAAAVLSGQSVIDELAAYRLADGTVAVFRPDSHIKRLNNGARRLAMPQVDFDRVWSSVRAMVELDEGWLAREAGSCLRLRAVLAADGSGLTAGPADDCLFYVLGSVPAAAEAKPLKALTLDGYVRAWPGGTGDVNTAGGLAAGVVPGEIADNYGNDHVLWLDGPQGRFIQQIGELNAFFVIDGVLTTPALDRTVLPGVTRDSVVKLARDAGTEVVERPVELAEVLKGIADGTVTECFATGTAAGVAPVGSLGHQGEEYRLASQEAGPVTARFRDLLDGIHRGESVDRFGWMRRITEVAPVHA, from the coding sequence ATGAGCAACGAACTGACCGTCACCCCCACGACCACCCCACGCCCCAGGCCCGAGGCGGACGGGCCGGCCGGTGCCGTCCTCACCGACCACGCCTTCTTCATGCGGACCGGCAAGCGGCGCGGCTGGCAGCGGCTGACCGTGGCCGACCGGGACAGCGTCCCGGCGCTGCGCCCCACGGCCGCCGCCGTGCTCAGCGGGCAGAGCGTCATCGACGAGCTCGCCGCGTACCGGCTCGCGGACGGCACGGTCGCCGTGTTCCGTCCCGACAGCCACATCAAGCGGCTGAACAACGGGGCCCGCCGTCTCGCGATGCCGCAGGTCGACTTCGACCGGGTGTGGAGTTCGGTACGGGCGATGGTCGAGCTGGACGAGGGCTGGCTGGCGCGGGAGGCGGGGTCCTGCCTGCGGCTGCGCGCGGTGCTCGCCGCCGACGGCTCGGGCCTGACCGCGGGACCCGCGGACGACTGCCTCTTCTACGTGCTCGGCTCGGTGCCGGCCGCCGCCGAGGCCAAGCCGCTGAAGGCCCTGACCCTGGACGGATACGTACGGGCCTGGCCCGGTGGCACCGGTGACGTGAACACCGCGGGCGGGCTCGCGGCGGGCGTGGTGCCCGGGGAGATCGCCGACAACTACGGCAACGACCACGTGCTGTGGCTCGACGGGCCGCAGGGCCGCTTCATCCAGCAGATCGGCGAGCTGAACGCCTTCTTCGTGATCGACGGCGTGCTCACCACGCCCGCGCTCGACCGCACCGTCCTGCCCGGCGTGACCCGCGACTCCGTCGTGAAGCTGGCCAGGGACGCGGGGACCGAGGTCGTGGAGCGGCCGGTTGAGCTGGCCGAGGTCCTCAAGGGCATCGCCGACGGCACCGTCACCGAGTGCTTCGCCACCGGCACGGCCGCCGGGGTGGCCCCGGTGGGCTCCCTCGGCCACCAGGGCGAGGAGTACCGGCTCGCGTCCCAGGAGGCCGGCCCGGTGACCGCCCGCTTCCGGGACCTGCTGGACGGCATCCACCGGGGCGAGTCCGTCGACCGGTTCGGCTGGATGCGGCGGATCACCGAAGTGGCGCCCGTCCACGCCTGA
- a CDS encoding DUF6421 family protein → MGPRTVATLLEFERNVVPAVNSLRVLRSRPRAGGSEPSGAAPAGSDEEIRSAIDAICTAVEGMRGLMPQAQIAATCKDLRAWQDADCEGVPHFDATRDSVPAPRDGEAAAFVGPVTLPNSDRHDVHIEAFSVIREDPESTPALQAAYPHPKAVFQSTRLLSASRGLREGNCVVFFPENIPSATRCTDQNFAWFFFNRHTEIYAQTLAITERLCGPGSPFEGEDTLVSADVDPEDTYQARCVWGYMHDYFHHTGPRPLDQHLAIKTTWRPGLLEELKVDMLSAIACFEEDVPYGRIVFEYIILERLLRYPAQPEPLRNFDAGTGFALGTWLASQGLFTQDDQGRRCLGSKARIVASVRELVGLIEEIERTEDDAAYRSAAVDFLFGTLLRRPEGKPDRYGGPLAPLGLWGSEVHV, encoded by the coding sequence GTGGGGCCGCGTACTGTCGCCACACTTCTGGAGTTCGAGCGAAACGTCGTTCCCGCGGTCAACTCCCTGAGAGTTCTGCGCAGTCGGCCCCGGGCCGGCGGAAGTGAGCCGTCCGGTGCCGCTCCGGCGGGCTCCGACGAGGAGATACGTTCCGCCATCGACGCGATCTGTACCGCCGTCGAGGGCATGCGGGGCCTGATGCCGCAGGCGCAGATCGCCGCCACCTGCAAGGACCTGCGGGCCTGGCAGGACGCGGACTGCGAGGGCGTACCGCACTTCGACGCCACCCGCGACAGCGTGCCCGCGCCCAGGGACGGCGAGGCCGCCGCCTTCGTGGGGCCCGTGACGCTGCCCAACAGCGACCGGCACGACGTCCACATCGAAGCGTTCTCGGTGATCCGCGAGGACCCCGAGAGCACCCCTGCTCTCCAGGCCGCCTACCCGCACCCCAAGGCCGTCTTCCAGTCGACCCGGCTGCTGTCCGCCTCGCGCGGTCTGCGGGAGGGCAACTGCGTGGTCTTCTTCCCCGAGAACATCCCCTCCGCCACCCGGTGTACCGACCAGAACTTCGCCTGGTTCTTCTTCAACCGGCACACCGAGATCTACGCCCAGACCCTGGCGATCACCGAGCGTCTGTGCGGACCCGGCTCGCCCTTCGAGGGTGAGGACACCCTCGTCTCCGCGGACGTGGACCCGGAGGACACCTACCAGGCGCGCTGCGTCTGGGGATACATGCACGACTACTTCCACCACACGGGCCCGCGCCCCCTCGACCAGCACCTGGCGATCAAGACGACCTGGCGGCCCGGACTCCTGGAGGAGCTGAAGGTCGACATGCTGTCGGCCATCGCCTGCTTCGAGGAGGACGTGCCGTACGGCCGGATCGTCTTCGAATACATCATTCTCGAACGGCTCCTGCGCTACCCGGCGCAGCCCGAGCCCCTGCGCAACTTCGACGCGGGCACCGGCTTCGCACTGGGTACCTGGCTCGCGTCCCAGGGGCTGTTCACCCAGGACGACCAGGGGCGCCGATGTCTGGGTTCCAAGGCACGGATCGTCGCGTCGGTACGTGAACTCGTGGGCCTGATCGAGGAGATCGAGCGCACCGAGGACGACGCGGCCTACCGGTCGGCGGCCGTGGACTTCCTCTTCGGGACGCTGCTGCGCCGCCCGGAGGGCAAACCCGACCGGTACGGCGGGCCTCTCGCACCGCTCGGCCTGTGGGGTTCCGAAGTCCATGTCTGA
- a CDS encoding ATP-grasp domain-containing protein, which translates to MLIVVQPLSAGVRLTARMVAAGVPCLVPTQFPELLPPEVRSGATVVDWHPDAGVAGLLSLVEEAAAKTGTAPTGVVAGFEYAVQEAAELARTLGLPALGAGAAEAVRQKDVMRRRCVERGVAHPRSVVVGPGDAGPCPLPFPVVVKPVDCGGSLMVSLCHDQDAYARACAVVHDPGEDVKFHPDPRRTALVEEYVEGPEFSLDGWVDAQGPHLASVTTKFLSTPPDFFEMGHIATAPERSPHGEVLERFAREVVAGFDLTVGPFHIEARIDRDRGPVLIEVGARLAGDNIPELVLAGPGVDLCAATADAARGVVHDPGALSPVSAGLAFVTTDRPGAFAGTLPGIDAFTEAAEFRGLLPEAEPGAVLDPGDIFSNRVARIHFEGDLDRVERLVASVLADVRVDVDGVGHQDKEGVPA; encoded by the coding sequence ATGTTGATCGTCGTCCAGCCCCTGTCGGCCGGCGTCCGGCTCACCGCCCGCATGGTGGCCGCCGGCGTCCCCTGCCTCGTTCCCACCCAGTTCCCCGAACTGCTGCCGCCCGAGGTGCGCTCCGGGGCGACCGTCGTCGACTGGCACCCCGACGCGGGGGTGGCCGGGCTGCTCAGCCTGGTCGAGGAGGCGGCCGCGAAGACCGGGACCGCGCCGACCGGGGTGGTCGCCGGCTTCGAGTACGCCGTGCAGGAGGCCGCCGAGCTGGCCCGGACCCTCGGGCTGCCCGCGCTCGGCGCCGGGGCGGCCGAGGCCGTGCGGCAGAAGGACGTCATGCGCCGGCGCTGCGTGGAGCGCGGCGTCGCCCACCCGCGCTCGGTCGTGGTCGGCCCCGGGGACGCGGGCCCCTGCCCGCTGCCGTTCCCGGTCGTCGTCAAGCCGGTCGACTGCGGCGGCAGCCTGATGGTGAGCCTCTGCCACGACCAGGACGCCTACGCACGGGCCTGCGCCGTCGTCCACGACCCCGGCGAGGACGTGAAGTTCCACCCGGACCCGCGCCGGACCGCCCTGGTCGAGGAGTACGTGGAGGGCCCCGAGTTCTCCCTCGACGGCTGGGTCGACGCACAGGGCCCGCACCTCGCGAGCGTCACCACCAAGTTCCTCTCCACCCCGCCGGACTTCTTCGAGATGGGCCACATCGCCACCGCGCCGGAGCGCTCGCCGCACGGCGAGGTCCTGGAACGCTTCGCCCGCGAGGTCGTGGCCGGCTTCGACCTCACGGTGGGCCCGTTCCACATCGAGGCCCGGATCGACCGCGACCGCGGCCCCGTCCTGATCGAGGTCGGGGCCCGGCTCGCCGGCGACAACATCCCCGAACTGGTGCTCGCGGGCCCCGGCGTGGACCTGTGCGCGGCCACGGCGGACGCCGCACGCGGCGTGGTCCACGACCCCGGCGCGCTGTCGCCGGTCAGCGCGGGTCTCGCGTTCGTCACCACCGACCGGCCCGGCGCCTTCGCCGGAACGCTCCCCGGTATCGACGCCTTCACCGAGGCGGCCGAATTCCGCGGCCTGCTTCCGGAGGCCGAGCCGGGGGCGGTGCTCGACCCGGGCGACATTTTCAGCAACCGGGTCGCCCGTATCCACTTCGAGGGCGACCTTGACCGGGTCGAGCGCCTCGTCGCCTCGGTCCTCGCAGACGTGAGGGTCGACGTCGACGGCGTCGGCCACCAGGACAAGGAAGGTGTCCCCGCATGA
- a CDS encoding bacilysin biosynthesis protein BacA, producing MSDNNAALKGDREGALSRVTVIHTLGPMGTNLEKAAHHWLAGRGIAGDVTLHTEVEDGLDAMAFDGTEAILACAVYPRLHDLVFQNLHRLEMADSFILDTHDMVLAGRPDHSGTATIVSHPAPSSLVAGLGDVTLTSSNSRAAALCAAGQYDACVTTGPAAAAEGLRLIRNFGPVPMIFTLHVGRTPGDESGTDTGSTHAC from the coding sequence ATGAGCGACAACAACGCGGCCTTGAAGGGCGACCGTGAGGGCGCGCTTTCGAGGGTCACCGTGATCCACACGCTGGGCCCCATGGGCACCAACCTGGAGAAGGCCGCCCACCACTGGCTCGCCGGGCGCGGTATCGCGGGGGACGTGACGCTGCACACCGAGGTGGAGGACGGCCTCGACGCGATGGCCTTCGACGGCACCGAGGCCATCCTCGCCTGCGCCGTCTACCCCCGGCTGCACGACCTCGTCTTCCAGAACCTGCACCGCCTGGAGATGGCCGACAGCTTCATCCTCGACACCCACGACATGGTCCTGGCCGGACGCCCCGACCACTCCGGCACGGCCACGATCGTCAGCCACCCGGCGCCCAGCAGCCTGGTGGCCGGGCTCGGCGACGTCACGCTCACCAGCAGCAACTCGCGCGCCGCCGCGCTGTGCGCGGCCGGACAGTACGACGCATGTGTGACCACCGGGCCCGCTGCCGCCGCCGAAGGACTGAGGCTGATCAGAAACTTCGGCCCGGTGCCGATGATCTTCACCCTGCACGTCGGCCGGACCCCCGGTGACGAATCCGGCACCGACACGGGGAGCACGCACGCATGTTGA